A genomic stretch from Gemmatimonadaceae bacterium includes:
- a CDS encoding sugar phosphate nucleotidyltransferase — MTRWAVILAGGVGSRFWPLSTLTRPKQLLPLVNDEPLLSNTIGRLGDIVPPERTLVLTSASLASAVSAVAPSLPPANIIAEPKPAGTAAALTWAAREIERRSGSEATMICVHADWAIADDAAFRDALLAAERVALMEQALVTVGVVPTRPDPGFGYIQPGPETESGARSVTRFVEKPDRARAEWMVHEGYLWNTGIFAWRVGDFLSEVRSLTPEVSDALARHSDDGLPAFFDAVEPVSVDVGVLERSGRIRVVTGDFGWDDVGTWGALRRVKPEDSNGNVVSGDVHALDATGNVVHAEGSTVVLYGVSDLVVVTRGGLTLVTTTDRSADLKNLIDSLPARLRDIV, encoded by the coding sequence ATGACTAGGTGGGCTGTAATTCTCGCGGGGGGCGTTGGCTCCCGCTTCTGGCCTCTCAGCACGCTGACGCGTCCGAAGCAGCTTCTTCCTCTGGTCAACGATGAGCCGCTCCTCTCGAACACGATTGGCAGGCTCGGGGACATCGTTCCGCCCGAGCGAACTCTGGTTCTGACGAGTGCGTCGCTGGCCAGCGCGGTCTCCGCGGTCGCGCCTTCTCTTCCGCCGGCCAACATCATCGCCGAGCCGAAGCCAGCGGGGACTGCAGCCGCATTGACGTGGGCCGCGAGAGAGATAGAGCGCCGCAGCGGGTCCGAGGCGACGATGATCTGCGTCCACGCCGATTGGGCGATCGCCGACGATGCCGCATTCAGAGACGCGCTTTTGGCGGCGGAGCGTGTCGCGCTCATGGAGCAGGCACTCGTTACCGTTGGCGTCGTACCTACCCGCCCTGACCCCGGGTTCGGATACATCCAGCCCGGCCCGGAGACCGAGAGCGGCGCGCGATCTGTTACCCGATTCGTCGAGAAGCCGGACAGAGCGCGCGCGGAGTGGATGGTTCACGAGGGATATCTGTGGAACACCGGGATCTTCGCGTGGCGCGTCGGCGACTTTCTTTCCGAGGTCAGATCGCTGACGCCCGAGGTATCCGACGCGCTCGCGCGACATTCCGACGATGGACTGCCGGCGTTTTTCGACGCCGTCGAGCCGGTTTCGGTTGACGTCGGTGTTCTGGAGCGAAGCGGACGCATCCGTGTCGTGACCGGAGATTTCGGATGGGACGATGTCGGGACGTGGGGCGCTCTTCGCCGGGTAAAGCCGGAAGATTCCAACGGCAATGTCGTGAGCGGCGACGTTCACGCGCTCGACGCAACCGGCAACGTCGTCCATGCGGAAGGCAGCACGGTCGTTCTGTACGGCGTATCGGATCTGGTCGTGGTTACGAGAGGAGGGCTGACGCTGGTGACGACGACGGACCGATCCGCCGATCTCAAGAACCTGATTGATTCCCTGCCGGCGCGTCTTCGCGACATCGTATGA
- a CDS encoding response regulator yields MTDTGVEERHVLVADDEAHIGRIIKIKMEQGPFRVTLAFDGQEAVDILEQEDRIDLVVLDLMMPRLSGLDVLDRIRSSPRWRDLPCIILTAAGEEEYEREARKSGATDFLTKPFSPKKLYALIAKLTGVASDDSAGESND; encoded by the coding sequence ATGACCGATACTGGAGTGGAAGAGCGCCACGTTCTCGTCGCCGACGACGAGGCACACATCGGGCGAATAATCAAGATCAAGATGGAGCAGGGTCCGTTCCGGGTGACGCTCGCATTCGACGGACAGGAAGCGGTGGACATCCTTGAGCAGGAGGACAGAATAGACCTCGTGGTGCTCGACCTCATGATGCCCCGCTTGAGCGGCCTCGATGTTCTCGACCGCATTCGCTCGAGTCCGCGCTGGAGGGACCTGCCATGCATCATTCTCACTGCCGCGGGCGAGGAAGAATACGAGCGAGAAGCCCGCAAGAGCGGCGCGACCGACTTCCTCACCAAGCCGTTCAGCCCGAAGAAGCTGTACGCGCTCATCGCGAAGCTCACGGGTGTGGCGAGCGACGATTCCGCAGGTGAATCCAATGACTAG
- a CDS encoding roadblock/LC7 domain-containing protein translates to MPSIRDLTVAIRNRPGIEAVVVLGRDGLLIDSQCATSLDAEGLAARVPGIVASADEIGATTGRGEMRIALIEQENGYAVVSSVGDDALLCVLTSRSADLGSLLYDVRRHRESIARLF, encoded by the coding sequence ATGCCGAGCATTCGCGACCTGACAGTCGCCATCCGAAACCGGCCCGGCATCGAGGCCGTCGTGGTCCTCGGCCGCGACGGATTGCTGATCGACAGCCAGTGCGCAACCAGCCTCGACGCGGAAGGTTTGGCAGCGCGAGTTCCCGGAATCGTTGCTTCCGCAGACGAGATCGGTGCGACGACGGGCAGGGGCGAGATGCGCATCGCCCTGATCGAGCAGGAGAACGGATACGCCGTCGTCTCATCTGTCGGGGACGACGCCCTGCTCTGCGTGCTGACATCGAGGTCGGCCGACCTGGGCAGCCTCCTTTACGACGTCCGCCGGCATCGCGAATCCATCGCCCGTCTTTTCTAG
- the serS gene encoding serine--tRNA ligase, which produces MHDLRMVREHIEVLRDGMRRRGKLDALAPVIDRAQQVDTERRGLIQAVEERKGARNSISQEVARRKRAGENADELLAQSRTLGEEIARLEGELAILESELERALLEIPNITLPDVPEGGEENNRHVRSWGSPRDTAGLKPHWELGVSLGLIDFERGAKISGSGFIVFRGKGARLVRSLMNFMLDLHTAEHGYEETWVPIVVNRASMTGTTQLPKFEDDMYAIRDEELFLIPTAEVPVTNLYAGEILAAADLPRAMTAYTPCFRREAGAHGKDTRGLIRVHEFDKVELVRYSTPETSSDELELLTGQAEKVLQLLGLPYRVVLLSAGDTGFGSAKTYDLEVFAPGVGVWLEVSSCSVFTDFQARRANIRYRPADGGKPRFVHTLNGSGVAFPRVIAAIIEHYQNADGTVDVPEVLRPYLGTDRLS; this is translated from the coding sequence ATGCACGATCTGCGCATGGTCCGGGAGCATATCGAAGTGCTTCGTGACGGCATGCGCCGTCGCGGCAAGCTCGACGCGCTCGCCCCGGTAATCGACCGCGCCCAGCAGGTAGACACTGAGCGCCGCGGCCTGATCCAGGCTGTCGAAGAGAGAAAGGGCGCCCGCAACAGCATCAGCCAGGAAGTCGCCCGCCGCAAGCGAGCCGGTGAGAATGCGGACGAGCTTCTCGCACAATCTCGCACTCTGGGCGAAGAGATCGCGCGTCTCGAGGGTGAGCTTGCGATTCTGGAATCCGAGCTCGAGCGGGCGCTGCTCGAGATTCCGAACATCACCCTTCCGGACGTTCCGGAGGGCGGGGAGGAGAACAACCGGCACGTGCGTTCATGGGGATCTCCGCGGGACACGGCGGGACTCAAGCCCCATTGGGAGTTGGGCGTATCTCTGGGCCTCATAGACTTCGAGCGCGGCGCGAAGATCAGCGGTTCCGGCTTCATTGTTTTCCGCGGGAAGGGCGCGCGCCTCGTCCGCTCGCTGATGAACTTCATGCTCGATCTGCATACCGCCGAGCACGGATACGAGGAGACCTGGGTCCCCATCGTCGTGAACCGCGCGTCCATGACGGGAACGACGCAGCTCCCGAAGTTCGAGGACGACATGTACGCAATCCGGGATGAGGAGCTGTTCCTCATTCCCACAGCGGAGGTGCCGGTCACCAATCTTTACGCCGGTGAGATTCTCGCTGCGGCCGACCTTCCGCGCGCGATGACGGCCTATACGCCGTGCTTCAGGCGGGAAGCTGGCGCGCACGGCAAGGACACGCGCGGCCTCATCCGTGTGCACGAATTCGACAAGGTCGAGCTGGTGCGCTACTCGACGCCCGAGACATCGTCCGACGAGCTCGAGCTTCTGACCGGACAGGCCGAGAAGGTTCTGCAGCTCCTCGGCCTTCCATATCGTGTCGTGCTTCTCTCCGCGGGCGACACCGGTTTTGGAAGCGCCAAGACGTACGATCTCGAGGTGTTCGCGCCGGGCGTGGGCGTCTGGCTGGAGGTGTCGTCCTGCAGTGTCTTCACCGATTTTCAGGCACGGCGCGCCAACATCCGCTACCGTCCCGCGGACGGCGGGAAGCCGAGATTTGTTCACACGCTGAACGGATCAGGAGTGGCTTTCCCGCGGGTGATCGCGGCAATCATCGAGCACTACCAGAATGCGGACGGCACAGTGGACGTTCCGGAAGTGCTGCGACCGTATCTGGGAACCGACCGGCTGAGCTGA
- a CDS encoding HAMP domain-containing sensor histidine kinase → MRRLAPVTLVSVCVAALLVWYVIYTQGVVRELRREASRVGLMYARVYDGLNDPGPDAATTALLGLSRHIRESGVPLIITDSKGNPTAAANLPRELPLDSPEIREFVSALDRQNRPIAGGDAGTVHFGNTPLVRGLRIIPLLQSLLIGMFLLAGAYALRTRGRADREQIWAGMARESAHQLGTPISSMSGWIELLREAGGDAMTESALAHMDGDLERLKRVANRFERIGRPPRKEKVDMGDLVERVATYFRARVPTLAQRVTVRSSRGDGPLVVSGDPVLLEWAIESLAKNAIDALAGRDGQVEMSAMALPEGRVRVRVSDNGPGVPQELGNRIFEPGFSTKERGWGIGLPLARRIVRDNHGGELVLTPSERGATFDIILS, encoded by the coding sequence GTGCGTCGGCTCGCCCCGGTCACGCTGGTCTCGGTCTGCGTCGCCGCGCTGCTCGTCTGGTACGTCATCTACACACAGGGAGTCGTGCGTGAGTTGAGGCGCGAGGCGTCGCGGGTCGGCCTCATGTACGCGCGCGTGTACGACGGCCTCAACGATCCCGGACCCGATGCTGCCACCACCGCGCTCCTCGGCCTTTCGCGCCACATCCGCGAGTCCGGAGTTCCGCTCATCATCACGGACTCCAAAGGAAATCCGACCGCCGCGGCAAACCTGCCGCGCGAGCTCCCCCTCGACTCGCCGGAGATTCGCGAGTTCGTGTCCGCGCTCGACCGGCAGAACCGCCCGATCGCCGGGGGCGACGCGGGGACGGTTCATTTCGGCAATACGCCGCTCGTGCGCGGGCTTCGGATCATCCCGCTGCTCCAGTCATTGCTGATTGGGATGTTCCTGCTCGCGGGCGCGTATGCCCTGCGCACCCGGGGCCGAGCCGACCGCGAGCAGATCTGGGCGGGAATGGCGCGTGAATCGGCGCACCAGCTGGGCACGCCGATCTCGAGCATGAGCGGATGGATCGAGCTTCTTCGCGAAGCTGGCGGGGATGCGATGACGGAGAGCGCGCTGGCGCACATGGACGGCGATCTCGAGCGTCTCAAGCGCGTCGCCAACCGATTCGAGAGGATCGGCAGGCCCCCGCGGAAGGAGAAGGTGGACATGGGAGATCTGGTCGAGCGTGTCGCGACCTATTTCCGTGCCCGCGTTCCCACTCTCGCGCAGCGGGTGACGGTGCGATCATCCCGTGGCGACGGGCCGCTGGTAGTGAGCGGTGACCCGGTACTTCTCGAATGGGCGATCGAATCCCTCGCCAAGAATGCGATAGACGCGCTTGCCGGCCGCGATGGGCAGGTAGAGATGTCCGCCATGGCGCTGCCGGAAGGCCGCGTGCGGGTCCGGGTGAGCGACAACGGGCCGGGAGTGCCGCAAGAGCTCGGCAACAGGATCTTCGAGCCCGGCTTCAGCACCAAGGAACGTGGATGGGGTATCGGGCTTCCCCTGGCGCGGCGGATCGTGCGTGACAACCACGGCGGCGAGCTCGTGCTCACCCCGTCCGAACGCGGAGCAACATTCGATATTATCTTGAGTTGA